The sequence GAAATCCAAGAATTCGTTGATGACTTCGTTATGAAACTTCGTACAGTCAAATTTGCGCGTACTAAAGCTTATGATGAACTTTACTCAGGTGACCCAACATTTATTACGACTTCTATGGCTGGTATGGGAGCTGATGGACGTCACCGTGTTACTAAGATGGACTACCGTTTCCTAAATACACTTGATAATATTGGCAATGCTCCAGAACCTAATTTAACCGTCTTTGGTCAAGTAAATTGCCTTACGCTTTCCGTCATTATTGTATGTCTATGAGCCACAAGCATTCTTCAATTCAATATGAAGGTGTCACAACTATGGCTAAAGAAGGTTATGGTGAAATGTCATGTATCTCATGCTGTGTATCTCCGCTTGATCCTGAAAACGAAGATCGTCGCCACAATCTGCAGTACTTTGGTGCTCGTGTTAACGTTCTTAAAGCGCTTCTTACAGGACTTAACGGCGGTTACGACGATGTTCACAAAGACTACAAAGTATTTGATGTAGAACCTATCCGTGATGAAGTCCTTGATTTTGAAACAGTTAAAGCTAATTTTGAAAAAGCGCTTGATTGGTTGACTGATACTTACGTGGATGCAATGAATATCATTCACTATATGACTGATAAATATAACTACGAAGCTGTTCAAATGGCTTTCTTGCCAACACGTGTTAAAGCCAATATGGGATTTGGTATTTGCGGATTCTCTAATACAGTTGATTCATTGTCAGCTATTAAATATGCTACTGTTAAACCTATCCGTGATGAAGATGGTTACATCTACGACTATGAAACTGTTGGAGACTTCCCTCGTTACGGAGAAGATGATGACCGTGTAGACTCAATCGCTGAATGGTTGCTTGAAGCTTTCCATACTCGTCTTGCACGCCATAAACTGTACAAAGATTCCGAAGCTACTGTATCATTGCTTACAATCACTTCTAATGTTGCTTATTCTAAACAAACTGGTAATTCTCCAGTTCACAAGGGTGTCTATCTCAATGAAGATGGTTCTGTGAACCTATCTAAAGTAGAATTCTTCTCACCAGGTGCTAATCCATCAAATAAAGCTTCCGGTGGCTGGTTGCAAAACTTGAACTCATTGAAGAAACTTGACTTTGCTCACGCAAATGATGGTATCTCATTGACAACTCAAGTTTCACCAAAAGCTCTTGGTAAGACATTCGATGAACAAGTTGCTAACTTGGTCACAATTCTTGATGGTTACTTTGAAGGTGGCGGTCAACACGTTAACTTGAACGTTATGGATCTTAAAGATGTTTATGACAAGATCATGAATGGTGAAGATGTTATCGTTCGTATCTCAGGTTACTGTGTTAACACTAAATACCTCACTAAAGAACAAAAGACTGAATTGACGCAACGTGTTTTCCATGAAGTTCTTTCAATGGATGATGCAGCTACAGAATTGGTTGACAACAAATAAGTGTTAAACAGTTTAAAAGACCTCACTTTTAATGAGTGAGGTCTTTGCTGTGTTTCCAGTATATCAATAACGGTAAAACTCTTATATTCTAAAAGTTCATAAATTCAGAAAGCTGCTCTTGTGATTTGAAAAACTTTCGTCTACAATAATATTATGAAAATCAATTACACTCGTGACACACTGTCCTCAACTTATCTTGATGCAGTTAAAATTAGAAATATCGTTTTCGTTCAAGGACAAGGTGTCCCATTAGCTATTGAAGTTGATAAGAACGAAGCGCATTGCATTCATTTTGTGCTTTATGATGACACAAATAAGGCTGTTGCAACCTGTCGTCTTTTGCCTGCCGAGAATGGAATCGCAGTGACCTTGCAGCGCATGGCTGTTTTATCTGGCAATCGCGGCAAAAATTATGGAAAGCTCATTCTAAATGCTGCAATAGACTTCGCCAAAAAGCAGGGCTATCAGCAAATGACTTTACATGCTCAATTAAGCGCCAAAGGTTTTTACCAAAGAATGCAGTTTGAATCTTTAGGACAAGAATTTGAGGAAGCTGGTATTAAACATATTACTATGATAAAAGCTTTATCATAAACATTTTTATATGATGACTGTCTTCGTACAACCATCATAATCCACTAACTATCAAAAAGGGTTGGGACACCTTTTCCCAACCCTTTTATTGTACAGTAGTTTCAACTCTCACTTCATCTATAGCTTAGAAAATCAGTCACAATTGCTATCTGAATCTTTTTTTAAACCAGCTTTAATCACTTCAATTAAATCATTGCGATCTAAAATCCACTGGGAACGCTCATCTTTTTCATAGGTACGATTACTAAGAAAAATAGCTGCACTCTGTTTTTTAATGTTAAGTAAAATAAAGGTACCGGTATAGCCTGTATGAAGCAGCCAATCACCAGCTAAGTCCCAAGCAAGACTACGTGTCTTGTCGGCATAAGCAAAATCTTGAGTCAGCGGCTTAGCAAAGTCATCGTTTAAATAATGGTTAACAAAGCACTTTAAATCTTCTAAATTTGAAAAAAGTCCTGCTGAACCTGTGTGAATGCCCAAAACTTTAGCCTTTGGATCATGCACCCTTCCAATAGGGATTGTTTTGTCCGTTGGTACTGCTCTTTTAACAGGTCCAAAACTTGTCTTTTCCATCCCAAAAGGCTTAAAAACATGTTCTTTTATGATCTTATCTAAAGGCTGATCATAGAATGCTTCCAACAAAAAACCTAACAAAATAAAATTAAGATCTGTATAATGAAAAGATTTAGTTTTAGTAACTTCAATGTGATTGATTGCTTGTTTGAGAGCTGCAAAGTCCAACTTATTTCGGTTGGGAATGAAGGGATTAATACCACTTGTATGCGTTAAAAGCTGCCTGATGGTTACTGAGGAGTCATGAAAATTAGGATAATAAACCTGGAGAGGATCATCAAGCTTTAAATGATTAGCCTGAAGCAAAAAGATAAGAACTGTCCCAACACCGACTACCTTAGAAACACTAGCAAGATCATAGACTAGACCTGCTTTTGTCTTATGATGAGGAATTGTTTCTCCTAAATAAAATTCCTGCCATTGACCATCATAAAGTGCTAAACTTGCTCCTAAATAAACGTGTTGATTAATCTGTTGATTAATCTTATCAATAATTTTCTGATAGTTCATTTTACTTTACGAAACCAAATTTCAATCTGGCTTGGATCTGAAAGAACCAAAACCCTTTCTTTCTTATCTAAGTAAATGTTCTGTCCTTTTTCTTCAAGATAATCTTTTAAAGCAGCAAGATCATAATCTTTGGCAACTCGAATTTCTAAAATTTCCAGATCCCAGGCAATATGAGGTTTTATGGTTAGGTCCTCTCCAGAAGTCTCAACAAAATCTAACAAAATTGGAAATTGATTTTGAAAGAGATCGTGATAAAAATCCTGCGATTTTACCTTATCAGGAACATTTAAACACATACTTTCCACTTTGAAAGCTGACAGCCCTTTAAAATCAGGTAAAGACTGATAATCCGCTTGTTTAGTCTCTTGAAGAGTCGTTAAATCATCTTCAGCATGAATAAGAAAGCGATCCTTTTCAGGAGAAATGGCCTCAAAAGCATAGCCATTAGCTCCTTTAAAAACCTTATCTGCCTGAGCTCCATTAGCTAGTAAAGCAGCAATTTCTTCAGTCTTACTAGCTTTGATAATTATTTTATTGAGTTTTTTTGTCCCTTTTACTGCTCTTGTACGAATATCTGGTGACTCTTCAATCAAAAAGAGACTGCCTGCTTGAGCCCAATCCCCAAAAATGACCAAAGAATTTTCTTCAGAAAGCACTTTGAAACCTAAAGTATTCTGATAGAAATCAATATTTTCTTCACGATTATTAATCCGTAAAACGGGTGAGTAAAACTCCATCTGTTCAAATACTGTCATCTTGTCCAATCCTCCCTTAGTAGTTCTATTTTAGACAAAATATGAAGATTTGACAAGAAATTGTATGCTTCCTTTAATACTTTTTTAACATAAAATTAAAAATAACCGAAAGACGAAAGTAAAAAAAACAAAAGCTGAGCAAATAACTCAGCTTTTTGTTAATCTAATTGATTACTTCATATATAAATATTTGAACAAGGCAACGCCTGCTATTCCAGCAAGGATTGGTGCAATGACTGGAACCCAAGAATACCACCACTTTGAGCTACCTTTAGATTTACCAAGTACGGATTCTGGCAAGAAATGGTGAAGAAGACGCGGACCTAAGTCACGGGCAGGATTAAGGGCAGGTCCAGTAGGACCTCCTAAAGATGCTACCAATGCCATAACAAGGAAACCTAAACCAAGGTGAGCTATCGCCAAACCAGAATTAACATTAGCACCCACTGTCAGACCAACTTGAGAGAATTTAAAAGTAGAAGATGTTACATCGGTTCCCATGGTATTTAATTGCTGAACAATTTCACCACCAAAGTAGTTTTTCGTAAGAGCAAGTGCACCAAAGAAAAGCACAAATGAACCAGCAAACTCATTTAAGAAACCATTGATAAGTGAAGCTTTCTTGCTTGCATCCGTACCATCATCTACAGCTGAGATAGTAGAGAATGTTCCCAAAATACCATCAGAACTTTCAGTTTGCTTGTAATAAGGAGCATGGGTTGCCACAACAATCAACTGACCAAAGATAGCTCCCAGCATTTGTGCAAGAATATAAGGAAGTACTTGTTTCCAAGGGAAAAGATCCGATATTGCAAGACCAAGCGTGAAAGCAGGATTAATATGGTTACCAGATACATTACCAAACATCAAAGCAGGCAGCATCACACCAAAACCATAACCTAAGGTGATGATAACCCAGCCACTCTTATAACCCTTTGTTCCTTTCAATTCTACATTTGCAACGGCACCATTCCCCAAAATAACGAGTAGAGCAGTACCAATAAATTCTGTGATATATTTCACAGTCCATGTAACATCCATTTGTCTATTATTCCTCCGCATTTTAATTTTTTAGACATGTATCATTTTATCAAGTATAATAGATAATGTAAAGACTCTTAGAAAATTAAAACGTTTACTTTATGAAAGGTCCCTATGAAATATAATCAATACAGTTATATCGGCACTTCAGTCTCACAGGCTGAAAAAGAGCTAAAAGAACTTGGTTTTCAAATCAACAGTCAAAAAACCAATAAAGCAAACTTAACGACCTTTGTTAGTCAAGTTTACATCCACAATCCCGATAAAGGTGATGTTTTCAAAAGTATAATTGCTGATAGTCAAACTGATTTAGCAACTTTTTTGCAATCTGATCGAAAACTAACAGAGGAAATTTTCTATACTATAGCCTTGCAACTCTTGGAATTCACGCCTTATATTGATTTTGACGAAGTCAAGACCTTTATTAAACACAATCATTTTCCTATTGTCTTTCAACCAAAGCAGTTCTTACTGAATCTTTATCAATTGCTGGGGACGCGTACTAAAAATGGAATGACTTTGATTGATAAGTTGGTCAGTCAAGGCTTTTTGCCAGCCGATAACCATTATCGTTATTTTAATGGCAAGAGTTTAGCAACCTTTGATACGAATGCCCTCATCCGTGAAATTGTTTATGTCGAAGCTCCCCTTGATACCGATAAAGATGGACAACTGGATCTCATTAAGGTCAATATTATTCGCCCCCAAACAAAGGCAAAACTACCAGTCGTCATGACAGCCAGTCCCTATCATCAAGGAACAAATGATAAAGGAGCCGATAAAAAATTGCATCAAATGAAAGGTGAATTGACTGTTAAAAAAGCTGCTACTATCACTGTCACTGATACCCATTTTCAGGCTCTGCAAGCTCCCTCTTCCAATTTGCCAATTAGTCCTGCACAAGAAAGTTTTTCTTACATTGACAGCTATACCCTCAATGATTACTTTCTAGCTCGCGGTTTTGCTAACATTTATGTATCAGGTGTTGGCACCAAAGATTCCGATGGCTTTATGACAAGCGGTGATTATGCTCAAATCGAATCCTTTAAGGCTGTTATTGACTGGTTGAATGGCAGAGCTACTGCCTATACGAGTCATAAGCGTGATAAAAGGGTTATGGCTGACTGGACTAATGGTTTGGTAGCCACAACAGGAAAATCCTACTTAGGAACCATGTCAACAGGGCTAGCAACGACTGGTATTAAAGAACTTAAGGTCATTATTTCGGAATCTGCTATTTCTTCTTGGTATGATTATTATCGTGAAAATGGTCTGGTGTGCAGTCCCGGTGGCTATCCGGGAGAGGATATAGATGTTCTGACGGAATTGACCTATTCTCGAAATTTAGCAGCTGGCGATTATCTAAGAAATAATGCGCAATATCAAAAAATGCTAGCAGAACAAGTTAAACAAAGTGATCGCACCAGTGGCGATTACAATCAATTTTGGCAGGATCGCAATTATCTTCCTCATGCTCATAAGATCAAAGCACATGTTGTCTACACTCATGGCCTGCAAGACTGGAATGTCAAACCAAACCAAGTCTATTACATTTTTAATGCTCTGCCAGAGCAGATTCAAAAACATATTTTTCTTCATCAAGGGCAACATGTCTATATGCATAACTGGCAATCCATTGATTTTCGTGAGAGTATGAACGCCCTTTTAAGCGAAGAACTATTAGGTCTACAGAATCATTTTCAATTACCAACTATTATTTGGCAGGATAATTCACAAGTACAAACTTGGAAAAATCTTAACAATTTTGGCTCTCATCAGATACGTCAATTTTCTCTTGGGCAAAAGAAAAAAATCATTGATAATCACTATCCTTCTTCTGATTTTAAGCGCTACAGTGATGACTATCATGCTTTTAAACACGACCTTTTTCTCAAGAAAGCTAACGAAATTGCCATTGATTTACCCATCCAAGAAGATATGCTAGTTAATGGACAAATCAAACTCAATCTCACACTTAAATCCAGCAGTAATAAAGGACTGCTCTCTGCCCAAGTTCTTGATTATGGTCAAAAAAAACGTTTCTCTGACTTACCAACAATCCTTGAACACAATAGCATTGACAATGGGCAAAATTTCTCCCGTGAAGCTTTACGAGAACTACCTTTTAAAAAAGCGCCTTATCGCATCATCACAAAAGGCGTCCTTAATTTACAAAATCGCACAGACCTCTTAACGATTGAAGATATCTTTCCCAACAAATGGATGACCATTACTTTTAATCTCCAAGCAAGTCTTTATCAGCTACAAAAAGGAGACAGTCTCAGAATTGTTCTCTATACTACAGACTTTGAACAAACCATTCGTGATAACAGCAATTATATTTTGGTAGTTGATTTAGCAAAATCAAC comes from Streptococcus troglodytae and encodes:
- a CDS encoding GNAT family N-acetyltransferase encodes the protein MKINYTRDTLSSTYLDAVKIRNIVFVQGQGVPLAIEVDKNEAHCIHFVLYDDTNKAVATCRLLPAENGIAVTLQRMAVLSGNRGKNYGKLILNAAIDFAKKQGYQQMTLHAQLSAKGFYQRMQFESLGQEFEEAGIKHITMIKALS
- the gla gene encoding aquaglyceroporin Gla yields the protein MDVTWTVKYITEFIGTALLVILGNGAVANVELKGTKGYKSGWVIITLGYGFGVMLPALMFGNVSGNHINPAFTLGLAISDLFPWKQVLPYILAQMLGAIFGQLIVVATHAPYYKQTESSDGILGTFSTISAVDDGTDASKKASLINGFLNEFAGSFVLFFGALALTKNYFGGEIVQQLNTMGTDVTSSTFKFSQVGLTVGANVNSGLAIAHLGLGFLVMALVASLGGPTGPALNPARDLGPRLLHHFLPESVLGKSKGSSKWWYSWVPVIAPILAGIAGVALFKYLYMK
- a CDS encoding serine hydrolase domain-containing protein — translated: MNYQKIIDKINQQINQHVYLGASLALYDGQWQEFYLGETIPHHKTKAGLVYDLASVSKVVGVGTVLIFLLQANHLKLDDPLQVYYPNFHDSSVTIRQLLTHTSGINPFIPNRNKLDFAALKQAINHIEVTKTKSFHYTDLNFILLGFLLEAFYDQPLDKIIKEHVFKPFGMEKTSFGPVKRAVPTDKTIPIGRVHDPKAKVLGIHTGSAGLFSNLEDLKCFVNHYLNDDFAKPLTQDFAYADKTRSLAWDLAGDWLLHTGYTGTFILLNIKKQSAAIFLSNRTYEKDERSQWILDRNDLIEVIKAGLKKDSDSNCD
- a CDS encoding CppA family protein; protein product: MTVFEQMEFYSPVLRINNREENIDFYQNTLGFKVLSEENSLVIFGDWAQAGSLFLIEESPDIRTRAVKGTKKLNKIIIKASKTEEIAALLANGAQADKVFKGANGYAFEAISPEKDRFLIHAEDDLTTLQETKQADYQSLPDFKGLSAFKVESMCLNVPDKVKSQDFYHDLFQNQFPILLDFVETSGEDLTIKPHIAWDLEILEIRVAKDYDLAALKDYLEEKGQNIYLDKKERVLVLSDPSQIEIWFRKVK
- a CDS encoding Xaa-Pro dipeptidyl-peptidase; translation: MKYNQYSYIGTSVSQAEKELKELGFQINSQKTNKANLTTFVSQVYIHNPDKGDVFKSIIADSQTDLATFLQSDRKLTEEIFYTIALQLLEFTPYIDFDEVKTFIKHNHFPIVFQPKQFLLNLYQLLGTRTKNGMTLIDKLVSQGFLPADNHYRYFNGKSLATFDTNALIREIVYVEAPLDTDKDGQLDLIKVNIIRPQTKAKLPVVMTASPYHQGTNDKGADKKLHQMKGELTVKKAATITVTDTHFQALQAPSSNLPISPAQESFSYIDSYTLNDYFLARGFANIYVSGVGTKDSDGFMTSGDYAQIESFKAVIDWLNGRATAYTSHKRDKRVMADWTNGLVATTGKSYLGTMSTGLATTGIKELKVIISESAISSWYDYYRENGLVCSPGGYPGEDIDVLTELTYSRNLAAGDYLRNNAQYQKMLAEQVKQSDRTSGDYNQFWQDRNYLPHAHKIKAHVVYTHGLQDWNVKPNQVYYIFNALPEQIQKHIFLHQGQHVYMHNWQSIDFRESMNALLSEELLGLQNHFQLPTIIWQDNSQVQTWKNLNNFGSHQIRQFSLGQKKKIIDNHYPSSDFKRYSDDYHAFKHDLFLKKANEIAIDLPIQEDMLVNGQIKLNLTLKSSSNKGLLSAQVLDYGQKKRFSDLPTILEHNSIDNGQNFSREALRELPFKKAPYRIITKGVLNLQNRTDLLTIEDIFPNKWMTITFNLQASLYQLQKGDSLRIVLYTTDFEQTIRDNSNYILVVDLAKSTIEIPIA